Genomic window (Pongo abelii isolate AG06213 chromosome 4, NHGRI_mPonAbe1-v2.0_pri, whole genome shotgun sequence):
acaggcgCCTAGCCTGAAGTCTCTAGCTTGAGTTTTTGCATGATGGCTTTCATGCTGGGCACAAGGTGTCCTCTGAAGCTTCTCGAGATTTTTTTCTGCtcaagagaggaggaaggaaggaaagggtgaTACTAGCCATGGCTCTGTCTTTCATCAGAAAAGCCAAAGCCTCTCAGCAACGCTCCCAGCAGAATTTTCTTATATCTCATTGGCCGGAACTCAGTGTTTTGGCTCTGCTGGGCAACAAAGGTGGCTGAAAAAGTGGTCGCTAAACTTACCAACATTTAGAGCTGAAGAGGGCATCGGGGAGAAAACAGTTGGGAATGAGTATTGATTGGAAAACCAGCAGGCTGTTTCCAACACCCTGCTCAAGGTCACAAGTCTGTTACGTAACCATATTTGGGACTAGAGTCTGCTCCTCTGATTCCCAGTCCTGAGATCTTTGGCTTAgacatttaatacattttgtaGTGGCTAGATTTACAATAAAAAGGACAGTCCTAGAGACTATCTTTACAGAAGAACAACTCTGCATTGCATGCACTGAAATTAATCGAATGCTAAGAAGTCATGTCGCAAAagcgctgggcatggtgggagcCAGCACATCTCAGCACGGCCCCAGGATGGCCAGAAATTTGGGGAAAAGTCCTAGTTCTCAGTGCTTATGAAATGtgattagttatttattttttaaaaatctggttagTGTTGTTCATTAAATGTCCGTTAAGTACTTTGGTAACTGCAGATGAAAGACCTGTAGGGGGACAAACACTTGTTATTAACAACTATATACTGTCAAGTGTGGGCTTATAACACAGGACCATATGCTCCAAAGGTTGGTATAGAATGACAGAAGCCACCCACCATTCCTCCAGGCCAGGAGCAGAGTGGCATAGGGCTCCAGGGGACACTGAAAATCAGGAATGTAAACAAACACCCCTATTATAATTACCCTGCCATTGCAAGGAAGCCTGAATGTGCACACTTGGATTTTTGGCATAGCAGGAAATTGGACTGCATTCCCTCTGATCCCACCATCTGCTCCTTCCATGGGAAGCACCAAGGGGAATTTGCAGGCCCTGCCCATTCTTTAGCCCAAAGTTGGCACCCTCTCTTCTCTGATGAGTTCCTGGATGGTACTGGGTTACACAGATCCTTCTTTTTCATTCAGGATACCATATATCCTGAACATTTTAGCATGTAATGATAGTGAAGTTAACTTCTCATCCTGTCTTATAAGCAGTGTCAGGAGTGGGCACTGTTTGGGAGACAAAATGCAAGGCTTTTTGAAACTTCCCAACCCTGAGGGCTAGCACATGTCCATATATATGGCAAACCCTCAGTAAATACTAGAGCTGGACCTAAGAGCTGAGATGTCCATGGCTGTACCAGGTTAGAGTTTTATTTCATGATTCTGGGGATACCAGTAGAGTCGATTCCAGGATAGAGGGTGGAATAAGTGAGAGCATCCACCCCTAAAAAAGGCACAAAGCAGTTCAGTGCCCTTGCAAAGGACCCTTCCTTGTCAGATTACAGGGACATCCCCTGAGCTCAGGAAGACACTGACTTTGGAAATACTATAAGGGGAAAGAGCAACTCTGCAAAATTTGGAATGGCATCACTTCAAGAAAGGGCAATTCTTAAATGATAGGGGAAAAAATGCACCCCTGGTAGACTTGTAAGCAGAGTACTCAAATCAGCTGAGAATGCCCAAAATATGATTAcaaagaagagtttttattagttcAGCCTcagaatgcaaaaataaataaataaataaacaaatggaaaacaaatgtaATCACTTTACAGAAAGCACATACATTACTTAAAAGTGGCACCTTCATGGAGCCATATTTTCTGGTCATAATTGTGTATCAGGTTCATTCATGCTAATGAGAAAGGGATTCCAGATTTTCATTGCATCTGTCTGCTTCTCACATGGCTGTTAAGAAGCCACCTGCCATTCTGACAATTTCATGTCCTTAGCCATAACTACTTGTCCTCTCTCTTGAATCTTAGGATCTTTTTGCCTTCCAGACACTTATGGTGTTTCTGTGTCACCCTCCTGTGTATTTTAGAGAGGTGGGGGTGAGAACTGCCATTGAAGCTAAAGCTGAATTTTaattgcaatctttttttttttttttttttgagacagggtctcattctgtcacctaggctggtatgcagtggcacaatcacggctcaccgtagccttgacctcctgggctcaagagatcctcctgcctcatcctcctgaatagctgggaccacaagcataagccaccatgcctggctaattttaaattttttgtagagacggggtcttgttatgtttcccaggctggtcaaTCATTTTTTTCTAGCCCTTTAAAAATTCAGGCATCCAAAGATTAAACTTGCTTAGAAGTGCAAGTGGCCCTAAATTGCTTTATCAACACCatctccaggaagtcttcccagACATGGGAACTAGCATCTTGTTCTCCTGGATCTTCTCAACAGGTTTGCATTGTCAGGTTTCCATTTAAGTATCTCTTGCGTTCCCATCCATCACAAGTATATGATGGCGCTGGTATCAAAACACTGTGTTCTTCCTGATTGTCATAAAACTGATGTACTCGCAGCCTTGCTTGAAAAGTTGTcagtataaataaaattaaattcacatTTTGCATAATAGGGACTGATCCTGATGGATCGGGTCATGAGAGTATGAAACATTCAATACATCCTGGCAGACAAACATTAAATAACAGTAATAcactaataaatacataaattagttaaatatttaaatagaatgaAGGCCCATGGCAACTTCAGAGCTGGAAAATCTATACATAAATTAGCGATTGTTTCAATGAGCATTTAGCATCTAACTATACAAATACAGCAAAGATATCATTGTGATcctgaaaaaaaactttttaaagcaaaTCAGATAGAAATTATCTTTTTGGGTCTATTCCATTGTGTCTTTAAACATTTTGCTTAATATCTTCCACTTTTCCTCCAAATTTTCATCCTGGATCAGAACCTGGAAGAGAATGCCAAAAGTTGATGTGGGGTGACATTGCAACAGCAAACTCTTATTTCTCACAACATATGATCCTAGGCAACTGGGTTTCAGGGATTTCATGCCAGAAGGCCCAGGCCTTCCTTATGTGGCCTGGAATTTGGCTGGTACCATGCTTGCCAGAGGCTTTCTTGAgagttttcttaaaataataactgATTGTGTTACTTCCTTGCTGAAAACCCTTCAGTGGgtttcagggcccagggcccccaGAACAAGGTTCTGAGTACTGTAAGCTTGCAAGTCCTCCATGCTCTGCCTCCTGGctacctctctctcttctttgcctttctctttaGGAGGCCAGAACCCAGGTCTGTTTTCTTTCCTGCAATATCCCTGTGGCCAGCACAGTGTCCTACATAACACAGGCaccaaataaatatctgttagtgaataaatgtatatttctgaTTCTGGCAACTGGGTGCTGGCAACTCCATCCCCCTTTCCTCTCCAACACAGCCCCCAATCATATCCCTGCATCCAGGTGCACTGAGAGTGCAGGTCTGGGCTGGGCTTTGAGGGCCTGCTCACCTAACTGCAGGGCACAGATGCCCATTCGCTCCAAGATGAGCTATAGTAGCGGTCCTGGGCCCGCACGCTAAAGTTGGCATTTTTGCGGCAGATGACCGTGGCTGAAGTCTTGTCTGTGAAGACTCTATCTTTCtgcaaaagagaaggaaagctgTGAAGGCCCCTTGGCAACATAATCACAGGGTAAGCCAAGCCTATTTCTGCAACACATACTCTCCTAAAACAAGCCCATCTTGGTCTTAGGGCACTGTGCTTGTAATTCACAGGGGCTTGCATAGAAGTTGCACCACCTACTGGCAGACACTCCACATGTAGGTGCAGCTTTTGTACTTTGTAAGCCCTTGAGGGAGAAATCGTTTGGCCCAGCTTTCATGTTTCTAGCACAGTTGTCTTGCCTCAAGACCCCATGGCCAGTCACCCAGTCCTGAGCTGatggtgagagagagacagatttgCTCTAGCCATCCCTAAGATATTGAGAAATACCATATCCTGATCATTTCATCAGAAAACTTGCCTTCAAATCCTGGCACTGCTACTTAATAGCTGTGTAATTTCAGGAAAATGTCTTAGgttctctgtgtctgtttcctcaCTTATAAATAGGGATAACAATAATGCCTACTTCATAGAATTGTAGTTCAAGGTAAAAATCACGTCAAACTCTTAGCAAGTCTTTAGCACATAGGAAGCACTCAGTATCACCTATTAATCATACAGATCTTAAATAGGGAAAGTACTTGCCaagatgtaaaataatatttaggtAAATATCTATTCCAGGATAGCCtccccacctaatttttttcccAGAGAGTAACTAGCTCACTGAATTTCTACCACATGCTAAATGCTATGCTGAATTAGGGCTTTGTCCAGTGATTTTAAAAGTAGGGTGAAAGGAGTCTGGGGCTGTACAAAAGGGCCTCTGGAACCTTGCAACAGGCAAAGTAATTCTGCTGTAAGGCAAGGAAGCTGGGAAGCCAATATCTTAGCCTCTATAAGTGTAGACATTCTgtttagtaaaataattttataatatctgGAACAGCCAGGAGCTATCCATTTTGGGGGCGATATCTCTTGCCTGTTCTATCATTCATTACATGCACTCAGTTGAAACAACAATTTTAGGCTTCTGGAGCCCAGGTTTCCTCTATCAGGACTAATTCTGAGTGCCAAGATCAATGACCAATATCAGAGGTAGTGGAGTGGTTAGGTGCATGGCCTTTCTGTCTGGCAGATTGAGTTTCTGTCCTGGTTATGTCATTTCCTAGCTGGGtaaccttgggaaagtcacttaacctctctgagtcttcaATCACTTGTGAAATGATGATAATACTACTGGCTACCAACCATCCTTTTCTTGGGGTTGGGCTACTGTCCAATGAGCACGTAGTGAGGGCAGTGCTGCTAACACCTACACAAAATTCCTGCATCAGCTACAGCTTTGCTTTACCTTGCCACAGTTTCTGGAAAAAAGGAAAGCCTGTTTTCCACAAAAAAAGGGggttaaaaaaacaagaataacatCAGCTACCTTTGTTGCGTTAATTTTgtagattaagtgaaataaacatgGAAAACCCTTGGCACAGCTCTAGACACATAGAAAAGTGCTAAGAAAAGTAATTATGCATCACATAATAACATTTCAGTCAAAGAAGGATCACATATATGACCAGTGGTCCTATATtgttataatattgtatttttgctGTATCTTTTCTGTTTAGATATACAAACCATTGTGTtgtaattgcctacagtattcagtacaggaacatgctgtacaggtttgcagcctaggagcaataggctataccataaagcctagatgtgtagtaggctataccatctaggtttgtgtgagtacacCATATATGTTTGCACAATGATATAACTGCCTAAAGatgaatttctcagaatgtatccctgttgttaagtgatACATGGATGTAGTTGTTATTATCATCATTCATCTTCTCACTTTATGGTGGCCCTCCATAAAACTGACCAAGGAATATACTGCACCTGAATCACTTCTTaccttttctctcttgctcttgccCTGGACCTGAACGCAGAATGTCAGGGAGAAGTAGGAATGTGGAGTACTCCAGGTGTCAGGGTACTCCCAGCTGACCTCCACCTGCCGAGAATTCTTTAATGGCTTCAGCTGCAAATTCTTGGGTGGGTCAGGTTTGACTGTGGAAGAGGATAAACACGCTTTATTCTCCTAATAAGGCTTTGGAGTTCAGTGGTTTTGGCTTATGATCTCACTTGCACCTTTGATCAGCTGTGAGTCCACTGGATAGTTACTTAACTTCTGTGAGCACTTGGCTGGCAAATGTGAGGCACCTCTGCCACAGGTGCTCACGCTGGTGCCTTGGGAAGGCAGTCGTTATCAATGGCCACATCTCAGATCCACATTTATTGCAGGATCTGAGAGATGCTCAGAATCCTCATCACTGAACAATCAGATGGGACTGCACAGTGAGAAGACCTCTACTTTAATGGTTATGGGCCATGCATTGAAGGACAACCCTGTCTGTGCTAATCCCTCACTTTGCACTGAACATGGAACTGAGCTGAGCCTCTCCCTGGGGATGAGATGATAGATTTTCTATTTACTGccctttcttttgtcttttcataGCTTTTGGTGCGGACATGTCTTGGAGCAGTTATAGTCCATTGTCTCTATGCTCAATTTGCTTGTTTATTCCATAAATACTGAGCACCCATTACGTTCCAGCCACTGGACTATGCATGAAGGATACAGCAGTGAGTTTCACAAAGACTCCTTCCTCAATTAGGTCTTCTAGATAAGAGGAGGGGGAGATATGCTAGGGTGTGTGGTTGGGCTCTGTAGGCCTGGCACTGCTCCACAGAAAGATCACGGCTCCTAGCAGGTGCTTCATAAATATGCTTCCCTCTGCCCCTAACACAACTGACGTCTTTCCTTTTGGTGTCAGCTAAacgtcacctcctcagagaggccttccttggCCACCCTATGTGAACGAGACCCCACCCACCAAGTACAAACCCTCCATAAGTTTTGAAGCAAGTTCTCTGGTTCTATTACACTTTATCATGTTGCCTGGTCAATGAATAAATAGTAAAGGAAATGACTTACGGTGAAATCCCTAtctgccaattaaaaaaaatagatgtccATTTTGGAAGAGTTTATATTCTAAGAAAGAAGTCCCTTTTCAAATGCTAAGGAAAGATTGGTTAGGAATAATTGCCATTAGGAGGGAAGCCCTGGTTCTAAGTATGAATATTATGCTTGATTAGGCTCTGGGATTCATCATGGAAACTATCTGGCAGCTGAATCAAAGTGCAGCAAAGAGCAGCTCTAGTGGAGTGGATCTGGATTTGAACTGCTATCTGTAAGATCTGAGATCTGAGAGCTGTAAGATCTAAGACTCAATTTCCTCTTCCTTAAGACGCAGATAACAGTATCTACATCGTATTTTGTTTTTGGATGCAGAATAAAAGAGATAATGCTTGTCAACCACCTACCCCAGTGCATGGGGCATTGTGAACATGTGACAAATAGTATCTTTCCTTATGGAGCACATATAATCATCCAAAACTCACTGATGTCCCTGATGAAGAAGCTGCTGGTGTAGTTTTCATACTTGAGCTTGTGAACAGCATCCACCATGACCTCAATGGGCAGCCTCTCCTCAGCAGCTGGGCAGGCACTGTCCTCCTGGCACTCTACTGAGTACTCATACTCCTTGTTGTCCCCTCTGACCCTCTCTGCAGAGAGTGTAGCAGCTCCGCACGTCACCCCTTGGGGGTCAGAAGAGCTGAAGTCAAAGACAGAAATTAGCCTGTGTTACACATTGGGAAGAGAGTTCCTAGTGATTGTAGCCAGTAAGGCAGGTAAGGCCTCAACTGTTGTCTGAGGACACAGTTTCTCCAACTGGGCTGATTTCTACCCAGAGGGTAAGAAACTGCCCTCCCCAGGAGAAAAAGCTTAAATTCAAGAGCACTTACATGTCTCTGGACTAAATGAATATgcgagtttttgtttgtttgttttagatctAGAATCTCTGATTATTAAACCCCCTTGTTAAAAacttaaattcattttttcccattttaattataaaatcaatacacaaaTCAGTACAcactaattataaaagtaaagatGATAAAGATccatataaaggaaagaagtataTGTCTCCTTCATCCTTAACTGCTCTCCGCAGGTATAAGTACTAATAATAGCTTGTTGTATCCTTCCagaccttcctttttctttttctttctctctcttttttttaagagagagggttttgctctgtcacccaggctggagtgcagtggtggaatcagaccccactgtagcctccaactcctaggttcaagtgatcccctccctctgcctcccgagtagctgggactacaggtgtgtgccaccacacccacctaatttttttatttttaatattttctgagatggggtctcactgtgttgcctaggctggtcttgaactcctggcctcaagcaatcattctgtctcagcctcccaaagagttaggatttcaggtgtgagccactgtgcctggtcagaaCTTTTTCAATGAATATTCAAGATAATTGTATATccgcattatatatatatatattatatatatatatatatgtacacacacacacgcattatatatataaaatccatgTTATATACATCTCCACATTATATATATccactatatatattttacttatacatatagattttgtttttgtgaagTAGGATCAAATTGTATACATATGATTATGTAACCATCCTTTTCCCCTCTGAACACATTATGGGGAGCTCTCCATGACAAAACACATGGGTTGGGTTATCCATTTCAATGACTGCACATTAAGCAAGAGTATAGTGCACCatgttttatttaaccattccttTGCTGATTATGTCTTTATGCACTTGGAGAAACATTTCTTTAGTAagcattttccttttaaagatgaaaaagtgAGACCCCAATGCTTAAGTTACTCAGTGAAATAATGGTAAAGTCAGGATGATCACCTGGGGTTTGCTTAGGTGATGATTAAAGTAAGCCACATGGGGGTTAACACATAGGTCTTGTATTTATGGAAGTTGCTTTCTTACGGAAAGTCCAAGTGCATTGGACCAACAGCGAACTTCAGATTAGTGGTGTCAGCAGAAGTAAAAGGAGTTGAGGTGGC
Coding sequences:
- the IL12B gene encoding interleukin-12 subunit beta isoform X1, coding for MCHQQLVISWFSLVFLASPLVAIWELKKDVYVVELDWYPDAPGEMVVLTCDTPEEDGITWTLDRSSEVLGSGKTLTIQVKEFGDAGQYTCHKGGEALSHSFLLLHKKEDGIWSTDILKDQKEPKNKTFLRCEAKNYSGRFTCWWLTTISTDLTFSVKSSRGSSDPQGVTCGAATLSAERVRGDNKEYEYSVECQEDSACPAAEERLPIEVMVDAVHKLKYENYTSSFFIRDIIKPDPPKNLQLKPLKNSRQVEVSWEYPDTWSTPHSYFSLTFCVQVQGKSKREKKDRVFTDKTSATVICRKNANFSVRAQDRYYSSSWSEWASVPCS
- the IL12B gene encoding interleukin-12 subunit beta isoform X2 gives rise to the protein MVVLTCDTPEEDGITWTLDRSSEVLGSGKTLTIQVKEFGDAGQYTCHKGGEALSHSFLLLHKKEDGIWSTDILKDQKEPKNKTFLRCEAKNYSGRFTCWWLTTISTDLTFSVKSSRGSSDPQGVTCGAATLSAERVRGDNKEYEYSVECQEDSACPAAEERLPIEVMVDAVHKLKYENYTSSFFIRDIIKPDPPKNLQLKPLKNSRQVEVSWEYPDTWSTPHSYFSLTFCVQVQGKSKREKKDRVFTDKTSATVICRKNANFSVRAQDRYYSSSWSEWASVPCS